The sequence GCGTTCGGTCCGCAGCGGCCTGATCGACCGGATCGAGGCGGAAATCACCAACCGCAAGGCAGGGCTGCCCGCGCGCGTGGTCATCAAGGTCAACTCCATGGTGGATGAGGCCATTATCGACGCCCTGTACCGCGCCTCGCAGGCAGACGTGCAAGTCGATGTGATTGTCCGCGGCATCTGCGCGCTGCGCCCGGGGGTGCCGGGACTGAGCGACAACATCCGGGTCCGTTCCATCCTGGGCCGCTTCCTGGAGCACTCCCGTGTGTTCTGCTTCGGCAACGCCGGGGACCCGGTGGTCTTCATCGGCTCCGCCGACATGATGCACCGCAACCTCGACCGCCGCGTGGAGGCCCTCGTCCAGCTCGCTTCGCGCGAAGACATCGCCGAGCTGATGTCAATGATGAACCGATACATGGACCCCGGAACGGCCAGCTGGCACCTGGACAGCTACGGCCGCTGGACGCGCCATCATAAGGACGACGCCGGCAACCCCCTCAGCGACATCCAGTCCTGGCTGTTGGCCAGCCGGGACCGCCAGCGCTCGGGCACCCGGCGTTGATGGCGAAGAGCAAGACCCGGAAAATGACCGATCAGGAGTCCTCGCCCCAGGACGTCAGCGTGACGGCCGCCGGGGCGCTCTGCTGGCGCGCCCGGCGGGGCCAGTTGGAAGTGCTGCTCATCCACCGCCCGCGCTACGACGACTGGTCCTGGCCGAAGGGCAAGCTGGACGCGGGCGAGACCAACCCGGAATGCGCCGTCCGCGAAGTGATGGAGGAAGTCGACGTCACCGTGCAGCTGGGCATCCCGCTGCCCGCCATCGAATACCCGGTGGCCTCAGGGCTGAAGAAGGTCTATTACTGGGCCGCCAAGCTGGAGAAGAGCACGCCGCGGCCGGACGGCGTCGAGGTGGACGAGGTCCGCTGGTGCACGCCGGCCGAAGCGTCCCGGATGCTCAGCAATCCGTCGGACCGGGATCCGTTGGAGGCCCTGGTGGAAGCGCACCGGCGCGACGAGCTGGAAACGTACCCGTTCGTCGTCGTACGCCATGCCAAAGCCCGCCCGCGCTCGTCCTGGGCCCGCCCGGAAGGCGAACGCCCCCTTGCCGCCACCGGGCAGCGCCAGGCGTTGGCCGTGGGCCGGCTGCTCGGCGCCTGGAAGCCCAAGCGGATCGTCTCCAGTCCGTGGACCCGATGCCTGCAGACCCTCACGCCGTATGCCCGGTTCCACAACGCCCGGATCCGCACGGTGGAGGCCATCACGGAGCACAGCGCGCACCGGAACCCGAAGAAGGCCCGCGCCGCGGTCAAGGGGCTGCTGGATAAGCGCAGGTCCACCGCCGTCTGCACGCACCGCCCGGTGCTGCCGCAGGTAATCAAGGTGCTCAGCGCCCACGCCTCGGACGAGCTGGCCGCACAGCTGCCGTCCAAGGACCCCTACCTGAAGCCCGGCGCGGTGATCGTCTGCCAGGTCAGCGTGAACCACCCCGGCCGGATTCTCTCCGTCGAGCACTACGACGCCTACGACGACTGACGGGGCCCGGACCGGGGCGCGCGGACCGGCTGGACCTGCCTCGCTGCTACCGGTCCGCGTCCCCGCCGTCTAGGCTGCTGGATATGAGCACATTCAACGAACTTCTCTCGGAACAGATCGGCCACGAGTTTGCCGCCTCCCAGCAGTACGTCGCCATCGCCGTCTGGTTCGACAACGAGGACCTGCCCCAGCTGGCCAGGCATTTCTACCGGCAGTCCATCGAAGAGCGCAACCATGCCATGATGCTCGTGCAGTACATGCTGGACCGGGACCTGAGGATCAGCATCCCCGGAGTCCCCGCGGTGCGCAACGACTTCGCCGACGTCGTGGATCCGATCCGGCTGGCGCTGGAACAGGAGAGGACCGTCACCCGGCAGATCGAGGCCCTCTTTGCCGCGGCCCGCGCCGAGACGGACGCCTTGGGCGAGCAGTTCATGCTCTGGTTCCTCAAGGAGCAGGTCGAGGAGGTCGCCTCCATGTCCACGCTGCTGGCCATCGCCGAGCGCGCGGACAACCTCTTCGACATCGAGAACTTCATGGCCCGCGAGTCCGTGGGCGACGACGGACGCGACTACGGTGCCCCCGCAGCCGCCGGCGGCTCCCTCTAGGCACACGCTGGCCCCGGAGTGGCGCACCTGGGGACACCAGCCGCAGGTCCTACACACCCCCGTTAGACTGGAGGGCGTGACGTCTACGCCCCCTCCCCCAACGGACCGGCCAATCCCCACTCCCTATGAGGACCTGCTGCGCGACGTCCTCGCCAACGGGACGCAAAAGGCCGACCGCACCGGTACCGGCACCCGCAGCGTCTTCGGCCGCCAGATCCGCTACGACCTGGCCGAGGGCTTCCCGCTGATCACCACCAAGCGCGTGCACTTCAAGTCCGTGGCGCTGGAGCTGCTCTGGTTCCTGCGCGGCGATTCCAACGCGCGGTGGCTGCAGGAGCGCGGGGTGCGCATCTGGAATGAATGGGCGGACAACGACGGCGAGCTGGGTCCCGTCTACGGCGTACAGTGGCGCTCGTGGCCCACGCCGGACGGGGGCCACATCGACCAGATCGCCGAGCTCGTCGAAGGGCTGAAGGCGAACCCGGACTCGCGCCGGCACCTCGTTTCGGCCTGGAACGTCGCCGAGATCAAGAACATGGCGCTGCCGCCGTGCCACGCCTTCTTCCAGTTCTACGTGGCGGACGGCAAGCTGTCCTGCCAGCTCTACCAGCGCAGCGCGGACATGTTCCTGGGCGTGCCGTTCAACATCGCCTCCTACGCGCTCCTGACCCTGATGGTCGCGCAGCAGGTCGGCCTCGAGCCGGGCGAGTTCATCTGGACCGGCGGCGACGTCCACATCTACGACGACCACCTGGCCCAGGTCAACGAGCAGCTCAGCCGGGAACCGTATTCGTACCCGCAGCTGAACATCCTGCGCAAGCCCGGGAGCATCTTCGACTACGAGTACGAGGACTTCGAGGTGGCCAACTACCGGCACCACGCGACCATCAAGGCGGCGGTGTCCGTATGAGCGCCGCAGACCGCAGGTTGGTGGGCCTGCTCTGGGCGGAGAGCTCCAACGGCGTCATCGGGCGCGACGGCGACCTGCCCTGGCATTTGCCCGAGGACCTGGCCCATTTCAAGCGCACGACCAGCGGCCATCCGGTGGTCATGGGCCGCAAGACCTGGGAGTCCTTCCCGGAGAAGTACCGACCGCTGCCCGGTCGGACGAACATCGTGATCAGCCGCCGCCCGGAGCTGCGCCGCGAGGTCGAGGCCGCGGGCGCCGTGGCGGCCGCATCCCTCGATCAGGCCATGGCAGCAGCAGGCGAGAGCCCCGGCAGCGAGGAAATCTGGATCATCGGCGGCGGGGAAATCTTCCGCGACGCCACCGCCCTGGCGACCACCGCCGTCGTAACCGTCATCGACATGGAGACGGACGGGGACACCTACGCCCCGCGGCTGGGCGGCGGCTGGACGGCCGAGGCCCGCGAGCCGGCCGAGGGCTGGCTGACCTCGGCCAACGGCACGCGCTACCGAATCGAGCGCTGGACGCAGTCACCGGCCTGACCGCAGCGGGCGAGACCGGGGTCACGTTTTTGCCGCTGCTCAGGGCCGCTGTCCTAGAATGGTTGGCATGACTTCAGCAGCAGCTTCTGCCCCTGCCCGGTCCGTCGGCCTCATCGGCTGGCGCGGCATGGTCGGCTCCGTCCTCATGCAGCGCATGCAGGACGAGGGCGATTTCGACCTGATCAATCCTGTCTTCTTCTCCACGTCGAACGCCGGAGGCAAGGCCCCCGCGTTCGCCGAGGGTGCCGGCACCCTGCAGGATGCCTACGACATCGAGACGCTGGCCAAGCTGCCGATTATCGTGACCGCCCAGGGCGGCGACTACACCTCCGAGGTCTACCCCAAGCTGCGCGACGCGGGCTGGGACGGCCTGTGGATCGATGCGGCCTCGACCCTGCGCATGGCCGATGACGCGATCATCGTGCTTGACCCGGTCAATCGCGACGTGATCGACGCCGGCTTGGACCGCGGCGTGAAGAACTTCGTCGGCGGCAACTGCACCGTCTCCGCGATGCTGATGGGCCTCGGCGGCCTGTTCAAGAACGGCCTGGTCGAATGGGGAACCTCGATGACCTACCAGGCGGCCTCCGGCGGCGGCGCCCGGCACATGCGCGAACTGCTGAACCAGTTCGGCTCCCTGCACGGCGCGGTCGCGCCGGAGCTCGCCGACCCGGCGTCCGCCATCCTCGAGATTGACCGGAAGGTCCTCGCCCAGCAGCAGGATCCGGCCATGGACTCTTCGCAGTTCGGCGTGCCGCTGGCCGGCTCCGTGATCCCGTGGATCGACAAGGACCTGGGCAACGGCCAGTCGAAGGAGGAGTGGAAAGCCGGCGCGGAGACCAACAAGATCCTGGGCCGCGCGTCCGAACGGCGCATCCCCTTCGACGGGCTGTGCGTGCGGATCGGCACCATGCGCTGCCACTCCCAGGCGCTGACGCTGAAGCTCACCGAAGACCTGTCCGTCGAGGAAATCGAGCGGATCATCGACGCCGACAACGAGTGGGCCAAGGTCGTTCCGAACACCAAGGAAGCCACGGTGGAGCAGCTGTCGCCGGTCAAGGTGGCAGGCACCCTGGACATTCCGGTGGGGCGCATCCGCAAGCTCGAAATGGGCCCGGAGTACATCAGCGCCTTCACCATCGGCGACCAGCTCCTGTGGGGTGCCGCCGAGCCGCTGCGCCGCATGCTGCGGATCGCCACCGGCAACCTCTAGGCCGGGCGCCAGCCTCCCGGCGGCACGCTTCACGGCCTCAGCTTCACGGAGCCCGCTCCCCTCTTGGGAAGCGGGCTCCTGCCGTCCGAGACGCTTTTCCGCCGGCCGGGTGGTCCTACACACGCAGGCCGGCGACCGGGCAGTCCACAAAGCGCTTCGAAGTCCCGGGCCGGAGCTTCGACACTGGATAGCGTGGAAGCGTTCCCTTGGCCGCGGCGGAAGGCATCCGATGAACAGACCCTGCATGGACCGGTTGCTGGGCGTCTTCTTCTTGTTCTGCAGCGCGGAGCAGGAACCTGCCACTGTGGAACGCAATGAGCGCGTCCACGCGCACCTGAGGAAGTACCTGGACGCCTGCGGCGACGACTACGTGAACCTGGAACAGGTCCAGCTCCTGGCGCTGGAACGGCAGTTCCGGCCGGACGGCGCCTTCGCGCGGCTGATGGGCGCCGACGAATTCCTCACGGCACTGCCGGCCTTCCTGTCACCGGTGTGGCTCATGGCTCACCGGCTCGACCGGAAGGTCCAGATCAGCATCAGCAGCAAGCTGGTGCACTGGATCTGCACGAAGCGGCTGGTGGATTTCCGGGCCCACCGCGAGGACCTGATCCTCTTTCGCAAAGCGCAGGATGCGGCCAGCCAGCGCGGCCCATGAGGGTTAGAGCGAGCAGCCGATCAGCAGCGGTTCCGGGTGCAGCCTGATACCGAAGGTGCTTTCAACGCCGTCGCGGACGGTCCGTCCGATGGCGAGGATGTCGGCGGCTTCGGCGTTTCCGCGGTTGGTGATTGCCAGCGTGTGCTTGGTGGACAGTGCGGCCCGTCCGCCGGCCACCGTAAAGCCGTCGACGGCGCCGTTGGCGGTTCCTGCCAGGCCGAAGCCCTTGCCGAAACCGGACCGATCGATCAGCCATGCGGCGCTGAGCTTCACTTGCTCCCCCGCGGGCCAGCGCGGCGCGTCGGACGGCAGGTGTTCGGCCCCAGCCGGCGGGACGATGGGGTTCGTGAAGAAGGAGCCGGTGCTGAACGTGTCGCGGTCGGCGGGGTCCAGCACCATGCCCTTCGATGCCCGGAGCCGGAGGACTTCGCGGCGGATGTCGGCGGCGGGCGCCTGCTCTCCCACCTCGACGCCCAGAGCCCGGGCCAGCTCGGCGTAGCGCACCGGAGCACCCAGCGCGTCGCGGCGCAGCCGGAACCGCACGGCCAGCACAACATAGCGCGGCGAGCCGTTCAGGGTGGTCTGCTTGAGCAGCGAATCGCGGTAGCCGAAGCCAAGCTCGCCGTTGGTGAAGGTTCGTACCCGGGCCTCCTGGCGGTCCCAGGCCCGGACGTTCTCCAGCGAGTGGGCCACCTCGGCTCCGTAGGCCCCCACGTTCTGGACCGGGGTCGCGCCGGTCAGCCCCGGGATCCCGGAGAGCGCCTCCAGCCCGGCCAGCCCCTGCCCGACAGTGGCCTCGACGAGCTCGTCCCACTGCTGGCCCGCCTCGACGTCGAGCAGGACGGTCCCGCCCGCGGCACCGTCCTCGGAAATTGAGTAGCCCGAATTCGCGATCCGCAGGACCGTCCCCGGATACCCGTCGTCGGAAATCACCAGGTTGGAGCCGCCGCCGATGATCAGCAGGTCCTCGCCGTGCTCGTCGGCGGACCGGACCTCGGCAATGACGGCCTCTTCAGAAGCCGCCTCAATGTATTTCGCCGCCGGGCCTCCCACCCGGACGGTAGTCAACGGGGCCAGCTGCACGCCGGCTGCGGCTTCGCTGCTACCAGGCACGGACCACGGCCTGCGCTTTGACCAGCACCTTCTGGCCGGCGGACATCACCGTCAGGTCCACCCGTACGGTCGAGTTGGCCTCGTCGACGGCGCCGATGACGCCCGTGACCTCGATGGTGGCGCCCGGACCGTCAATGTCCTCGACGACCACCGGCTTGGTGAAGCGGGTCTGGTAGTCGACGACGGCACCGGGATTGCCGATCCAGTCCGTCACGACCTGCACCGCTGCACCCATCGTGAACATGCCGTGGGCAATGACGCCCGGCAGGCCGACCTGCTCGGCGAAGCGTCCGTTCCAGTGGATCGGGTTGAAGTCGCCGGAGGCACCGGCGTAACGGACCAGGTCCGCCCGGGACACGTCGATGGCAGCCGTGCCGATCTCCTGGCCGACGGACAGCTCGTTCAGGGCAACAGTCACTGGCCTTCCCCTCTCACCAGGATGGACGACGTCGTGGTGGCGATCCCCTCGCCCTCCGCGGTGCTGATCTCCGCCCGGGTGGTGATCATCGCACCGCCGCCCATGGACCGCACCTGGTCCACGTGGAGTTCGGCCACGAGCTCGTCGCCGGCGACAATGGGCCGGTGGTGCACGAATCGCTGGTCTGCGTGGACCACGCGGGAGAAATCGATCCCGGCCTCGGGGTCCTCGATCAGCTGGGCGTCCGCGCGCTGCGCCACGATGATGGCGAAGGTCGGCGGTGCCACCAGGTCCTTGTAGCCGAGCTCACGGGCCGCTTCGACGTCGTAGTGGGCCGGATGTGTCGCTTTGACCGCGCGGGCGAACTCGCGGATCTTCTCGCGGCCAACGCTGTAGGCATCGCCGGCGGGATAGACGCGGCCGGCGAGCTCGGGGTTGACCCCCTTCTGCTCTGTCATGGAACTCCTTTGAGCGGGCGGAAACAAGCTTGGACAAGCCTAGTGCAGCGGCAGCGGGGAAGCCGCACGGGGCAGCGGCACCGGAGGGGTCAGCTGCCCCTGCCGGACCGCGCGGCCGCCACGCGGGCGCGGGCGTCCCTGGCACGGACCACGAGGCCGGCGAGGTGGGTCAGCAGCCCGGTGATGATGAAGGCCAGCGCGACCCATGTCAGCGGCTGCACGCTGGCGACAGCGGCAACGATGGACAGCAGGATGCCGGCACCGATGAGGACCATGGCGGAGATGACCAGTTTGCGGTACAGCGGCGAGCCAAGATCCCATGGGTTCATGCTCCAAGGTTATCGGTTGGAGGCGCAGATCCCTCAACCGGGCCGGCGCTCCCCTGCCGCGGCACAAGGACGCCGGGACCCGCGCAAGGCGGTCCCGGCGTCGTTGTCTACGGTCTGGTCAGGCGGTTTGCCCGCCGTGCTTGCCCTCGGCGACTTCCTCGATGAGCTTGGCGTTGAACGCCTCCAGGTCGCCCGGGTTGCGGCTCGTCACGAGGCCCTGGTCCACGACGACTTCCTCGTCCACCCACGTCGCGCCGGCGTTCTTCAGGTCGGTGGCGAGCGTGTGGTACGAGGTCAGCTTCCGCCCGCCGGTAACGCCGGCTTCGATCAGGATCCACGGACCGTGGCAGATCGAGGCCACGGGCTTACCGCTCTCAAAGAAGGCCCGGGTGAAGTCCACGGCGGCCTTCTCGACCCGCAAGTGGTCGGCGTTGACGACGCCGCCGGGAATGACGAGCGCATCGTAGTCGGCTGCGTTGGCAGCGTCGGCGGCCACGTCAACGGGGAACTTGTCCGCCTTGTCCACGCCCTTGAAGCCCTGCAGTTCGCCCGCCTTCGGGGCGACCAGCACCGGTTCCGCACCGGCGTCCTTGACCGCCTGCCACGGGCTGGTGAGTTCGACCTGCTCAAAGCCGTCCGTTAGCAGGAAGGCGATCTTCTTTCCGGAAATGCTCTGTTCAGCCATGATTCCTCCAGTTCTTCGCAGAATCTTCGGGAGTTGCTCCCTCCCCCACGCTAACGAGGTCGCCCGGAACTAAGCAAGCTGACCTTTTTTGCAGCCGCACGCATTCCGAAAGCCATATTCTGAAAGCCATAGGGGCGGCCGTACGGTCCCGGCGTCCCGCCGGATCTCGATCCGGGACGGGCCTGCCCTTGCACGATAACGATCCGGCACTGCCCCTGCCCTCGGCGCGCCCGGAGTGGGATGATCATCTCCCGGCTCTGCGGTATTGGCTCGATGCCGCTTCCCGAAGCCGGCCACCTATGCAGCACTCCCCGCTGGAAGGAGACTCCGGTGCCCGATCCCAACCGCGAACACGCGCAGATCATGCGAGACCTGTCGATGCAGATGCTGACGACATTTCCTACGGCCTCCGTCTTTCACTGGCATGTCGTCGAGGACCCGAAGACGGACGAGCCGCATGCCTATATAACCATGCTGCTGGACCACGAGGGCGGCCGCCTCGACGAACTGTTCCCGCCGGGGAAAGTTGACTGGATGGACTATGCGGAGCAGCAGATCGTCCGCCGCTACGAGCGGCAATTGGGCTGGGCCTGCAACGAACGCGATGCCTCCTACGTCTTCTCGGTGAAGGACGCCCGCGAAATCACGGACCCCGAGGGAACCTGCACCATCGATCCGGGCTATGAGAACCACCCGGGCCTGGAGTGGTTCCGGTAGCGACAGCGACGGGCCGCCGCCCGGAAGCCGTACGGCGGGAGACCTTATCCTTGGGGGATGGAAAACAATAAGCCAGGCACGCTGCTGGAGGGCGCCGTGGACCTCCGTCAGCTTGCCGTGGCCTTGATCGACATCTCCTCGGACGTACGCCGGAAATCCCATGAAGATGCCGGCGTTCCGCTGCTGCCCAACGGAATGGTGGACATCATGCGCGTCATCGAGGCCCACCCCGGCATCACTGTGGCCGAAGTCGCCGCCCGGCTAAACCGCCAGTTCAGCAACGTCAGCACGCAGCTTCGGGAACTCGTCGCCCGCGGCCTGGTGACCCGGATCCGCGATGCCGCGGACAAGCGCTACGTCACGCTGCACCCCACTCCGGAATCGCAACGCATCAGGACCCTGCTGGAAACGATGTGGGCCGACACCTTGGGAGCGGCTGCCGGCAAGCTGCGCCCTGAGGAGAAGGAGCAGATCGCCGCCAGCCTGCCGGCCCTGCAACGGCTGGCCGCGCTCATCGGAGAACCGGATTAAGCTCACATCCCGGCGGTACCCCCTTTTTTCGCAAACAATTATACTTTTGTAAGTATTATTTACGCTCAAACTGAATCCCCCCGACCAGAAAAGGTATCCATGAAGAACGCGCTGGAAGAGAGCACTCCGCCCGGAGAGGTCGCCGCGGCCGAATCCGTTGAACCCGAGAGGGTCCCACCCAAGCGGATTGCCGCGGTGATCACCGCGCTGGTGCTGTCGGCACTGATCATGATTCTCAACGAGACGGTGCTGACCGTCGCGCTGCCAAACCTCATGGCGGACCTGGCCATCGAGGCCACCACCGCACAGTGGCTGACCACCGGCTTCATGCTCACCATGGCCGTGGTGATCCCAACCACCGGCTTCATGCTGCAGCGTTTCACGACGCGCAGCCTCTTTGTCTGGGCCCTGCTGCTGTTCATCGCCGGCACCGCGCTGGCGGCCATTGCCCCGACCTTCGCCGTGCTGTTGATCGGCCGCATCGTCCAGGCAGGCGGCACGGCCATCATCCTGCCGCTGCTGATGACCACCACCCTGACCTCCGTCCCGGTCCAGCACCGCGGCACCGTCATGGGCCTGAACTCCGTGGTCATCTCGGTAGCACCGGCCATCGGCCCCACCCTCTCCGGAGCCATCATTAACTCCATGAGCTGGCGCTGGGTCTTCGGCTTGATGGTGCCGGTTGCCATCATCGTGTTCCTCTTCGGCATCTTCGCCATCAAGACCGGCAAGGAGACCCGCAAGGCTCCCCTGGACGTCCCCTCGGTCATCCTCTCCGCCTTTGCCTTCGGCGGTATCGTCTACGCGCTGTCCTCCATCGCCGACCTGCTGGACGGCGCCTGGTCGCCGATCGTCGCGCTGGTTGTCGGCGTCGCGGCCCTGGTGCTGTTCGTCAACCGCCAGCGCGCCCTCCGCAAGACCGAGTCCGATCTGCTGGACCTGCGCCCCTTCAAGGTGCGCAACTTCCGCATCTCCGTGATCATCGTCATGATCGCGATGGCGACCATGCTCGGCACCGTCATGGTGATGCCGATCTTCATGCAGAACGGCATGGGTCTGGACACCCTGACCATCGGCCTGGCCCTGCTGCCCGGCGGCCTGATCCAGGGCATCATCTCTCCGGTTGTCGGACGCGTCTACGACAAGGTCGGCCCGCGGCCGATCGTCATCCCGGGCGCCCTCCTGCTCTGCGGCGGGCAGTGGCTGCTGGGCAGCGTCCACGTGGACACCCCGGTCGGCATGATCGTCGCCTTCCACACGGTGTTCTGCATCGGCATGGCAATGCTCATGACCCCGCTGATGACCGTCGCACTCGGCTCGCTGCCGCGTGAGCAGTACGGCCACGGCAGCGCCATCATGAACACGCTGCAGCAGCTGGCCGGCGCCGCCGGTACCGCCATCCTTATCGCGGCCATGACCATCGGGACGACCATGGCGGCCTCCAGCGGCATCGCCGGCAACGTTGCCCTGGTCGACGGCGTCCGCCTCGCCTTCACCGTAGGCGGCGTCCTCGGCCTCGTCGCCATCGTGTTCGCGCCGATGGTGCGCCGCCTCAAGGAAAACACGGACCACTAGGTTCGGCCCGGAGCCAACTGAAAACAAAGGAAGCCGGCCATCCCCGCGGGGACGGTCGGCTTCCTTCGCTCCGGGAGGGTGCACCGGGCGGGTCGAAACCGGCCCGGTGCCCCCTAAGTTCCGTTGGTTCCTGATCGGCCGGCGGAGAGCCTCCTGCGGCTGCTGAGGCGGCGGAAACGACAAAAGGCAGGTCCTGCGGCTGAACTAGCCGCTGACCTGCCTTTCCTTTGTAGCGGTGCCGGGACTCGATCCCGGGACCTCACGATTATGAGTCGTGCGCTCTAACCAGCTGAGCTACACCGCCACGAATGGGAACGCCCGCGCTGCGCCTTTTCGACACAGACGCGGGCTCCGCCATTCCGAGCCCCCCACCGGAATCGATCCGGTGACCTCGTTCTTACCAAGAACGCGCTCTACCACTGAGCTAGGGGGGCAACGGAGAAATACATTACCAGCAGATTCGGCCAGAGTGAAATCAAAATGACCGGTTTGTGTCCAGTCCCACATAAACCGGTCTCCGCCACGGTTTTTGAGGCCGACGGGCGCCACGGAGAGGCTCCTCGATCCGCGCCAGACGGGGCCGTTCCGGGTTGGCAGTCCTGGTGGCCGGGCCGGGAACGCAGTGAGTTTGCGCACAAAAGCGGGAGGCACCCGCAGCCTGCCTGGCTGCGGGTGCCTCCCGGAAGGGGTCAGCTGGGGTGCTGAGCCTTGTTCTTAGTAATTGCTGTGCCGCGGCTTGCGAGCACCGGCGCCGTGCCCGAAGCGGGACTCCCCGCGGTCGCCACGGTCCTTGCCGAAGCTACGCTCGCCGTCGTACTTCTTTTTGTAACCGCCGCGGTCGCCGTCGAACTTCTTCTTGAAACCGCCACGCTCGCCGTAGCCGCCGCGGCTGCCCCCGAAATCATCACGGTCGCGGCGCGGCTTGCGGCCGCTGTCGAGCTCGAGGTGGATCAGCTCGCCGCCGATGCGGGTCTTGGACAGCGCGCGCAGCTGGTCCTGGGACAGGTCGG is a genomic window of Arthrobacter sp. Marseille-P9274 containing:
- a CDS encoding thymidylate synthase, with protein sequence MTSTPPPPTDRPIPTPYEDLLRDVLANGTQKADRTGTGTRSVFGRQIRYDLAEGFPLITTKRVHFKSVALELLWFLRGDSNARWLQERGVRIWNEWADNDGELGPVYGVQWRSWPTPDGGHIDQIAELVEGLKANPDSRRHLVSAWNVAEIKNMALPPCHAFFQFYVADGKLSCQLYQRSADMFLGVPFNIASYALLTLMVAQQVGLEPGEFIWTGGDVHIYDDHLAQVNEQLSREPYSYPQLNILRKPGSIFDYEYEDFEVANYRHHATIKAAVSV
- a CDS encoding NUDIX hydrolase, producing the protein MTDQESSPQDVSVTAAGALCWRARRGQLEVLLIHRPRYDDWSWPKGKLDAGETNPECAVREVMEEVDVTVQLGIPLPAIEYPVASGLKKVYYWAAKLEKSTPRPDGVEVDEVRWCTPAEASRMLSNPSDRDPLEALVEAHRRDELETYPFVVVRHAKARPRSSWARPEGERPLAATGQRQALAVGRLLGAWKPKRIVSSPWTRCLQTLTPYARFHNARIRTVEAITEHSAHRNPKKARAAVKGLLDKRRSTAVCTHRPVLPQVIKVLSAHASDELAAQLPSKDPYLKPGAVIVCQVSVNHPGRILSVEHYDAYDD
- the asd gene encoding aspartate-semialdehyde dehydrogenase → MTSAAASAPARSVGLIGWRGMVGSVLMQRMQDEGDFDLINPVFFSTSNAGGKAPAFAEGAGTLQDAYDIETLAKLPIIVTAQGGDYTSEVYPKLRDAGWDGLWIDAASTLRMADDAIIVLDPVNRDVIDAGLDRGVKNFVGGNCTVSAMLMGLGGLFKNGLVEWGTSMTYQAASGGGARHMRELLNQFGSLHGAVAPELADPASAILEIDRKVLAQQQDPAMDSSQFGVPLAGSVIPWIDKDLGNGQSKEEWKAGAETNKILGRASERRIPFDGLCVRIGTMRCHSQALTLKLTEDLSVEEIERIIDADNEWAKVVPNTKEATVEQLSPVKVAGTLDIPVGRIRKLEMGPEYISAFTIGDQLLWGAAEPLRRMLRIATGNL
- a CDS encoding ferritin, whose amino-acid sequence is MDMSTFNELLSEQIGHEFAASQQYVAIAVWFDNEDLPQLARHFYRQSIEERNHAMMLVQYMLDRDLRISIPGVPAVRNDFADVVDPIRLALEQERTVTRQIEALFAAARAETDALGEQFMLWFLKEQVEEVASMSTLLAIAERADNLFDIENFMARESVGDDGRDYGAPAAAGGSL
- a CDS encoding MaoC family dehydratase, with product MTVALNELSVGQEIGTAAIDVSRADLVRYAGASGDFNPIHWNGRFAEQVGLPGVIAHGMFTMGAAVQVVTDWIGNPGAVVDYQTRFTKPVVVEDIDGPGATIEVTGVIGAVDEANSTVRVDLTVMSAGQKVLVKAQAVVRAW
- a CDS encoding MDR family MFS transporter; this translates as MKNALEESTPPGEVAAAESVEPERVPPKRIAAVITALVLSALIMILNETVLTVALPNLMADLAIEATTAQWLTTGFMLTMAVVIPTTGFMLQRFTTRSLFVWALLLFIAGTALAAIAPTFAVLLIGRIVQAGGTAIILPLLMTTTLTSVPVQHRGTVMGLNSVVISVAPAIGPTLSGAIINSMSWRWVFGLMVPVAIIVFLFGIFAIKTGKETRKAPLDVPSVILSAFAFGGIVYALSSIADLLDGAWSPIVALVVGVAALVLFVNRQRALRKTESDLLDLRPFKVRNFRISVIIVMIAMATMLGTVMVMPIFMQNGMGLDTLTIGLALLPGGLIQGIISPVVGRVYDKVGPRPIVIPGALLLCGGQWLLGSVHVDTPVGMIVAFHTVFCIGMAMLMTPLMTVALGSLPREQYGHGSAIMNTLQQLAGAAGTAILIAAMTIGTTMAASSGIAGNVALVDGVRLAFTVGGVLGLVAIVFAPMVRRLKENTDH
- a CDS encoding MarR family winged helix-turn-helix transcriptional regulator; protein product: MENNKPGTLLEGAVDLRQLAVALIDISSDVRRKSHEDAGVPLLPNGMVDIMRVIEAHPGITVAEVAARLNRQFSNVSTQLRELVARGLVTRIRDAADKRYVTLHPTPESQRIRTLLETMWADTLGAAAGKLRPEEKEQIAASLPALQRLAALIGEPD
- a CDS encoding UDP-N-acetylmuramate dehydrogenase translates to MPGSSEAAAGVQLAPLTTVRVGGPAAKYIEAASEEAVIAEVRSADEHGEDLLIIGGGSNLVISDDGYPGTVLRIANSGYSISEDGAAGGTVLLDVEAGQQWDELVEATVGQGLAGLEALSGIPGLTGATPVQNVGAYGAEVAHSLENVRAWDRQEARVRTFTNGELGFGYRDSLLKQTTLNGSPRYVVLAVRFRLRRDALGAPVRYAELARALGVEVGEQAPAADIRREVLRLRASKGMVLDPADRDTFSTGSFFTNPIVPPAGAEHLPSDAPRWPAGEQVKLSAAWLIDRSGFGKGFGLAGTANGAVDGFTVAGGRAALSTKHTLAITNRGNAEAADILAIGRTVRDGVESTFGIRLHPEPLLIGCSL
- a CDS encoding MaoC family dehydratase N-terminal domain-containing protein → MTEQKGVNPELAGRVYPAGDAYSVGREKIREFARAVKATHPAHYDVEAARELGYKDLVAPPTFAIIVAQRADAQLIEDPEAGIDFSRVVHADQRFVHHRPIVAGDELVAELHVDQVRSMGGGAMITTRAEISTAEGEGIATTTSSILVRGEGQ
- a CDS encoding type 1 glutamine amidotransferase domain-containing protein gives rise to the protein MAEQSISGKKIAFLLTDGFEQVELTSPWQAVKDAGAEPVLVAPKAGELQGFKGVDKADKFPVDVAADAANAADYDALVIPGGVVNADHLRVEKAAVDFTRAFFESGKPVASICHGPWILIEAGVTGGRKLTSYHTLATDLKNAGATWVDEEVVVDQGLVTSRNPGDLEAFNAKLIEEVAEGKHGGQTA
- a CDS encoding dihydrofolate reductase; this encodes MSAADRRLVGLLWAESSNGVIGRDGDLPWHLPEDLAHFKRTTSGHPVVMGRKTWESFPEKYRPLPGRTNIVISRRPELRREVEAAGAVAAASLDQAMAAAGESPGSEEIWIIGGGEIFRDATALATTAVVTVIDMETDGDTYAPRLGGGWTAEAREPAEGWLTSANGTRYRIERWTQSPA